Genomic segment of Mercurialis annua linkage group LG6, ddMerAnnu1.2, whole genome shotgun sequence:
AGGGTTTAAAGCAGACCTAAATTTACCTTCAATGATTGCGATTATTATCACATAAGATTTAATTTCAGGAACATTAAAGAGAACCCATTGAGTTTCCATTTGCAAATCAGAGCCTGAGTTTCCAACCCACATAGTAGACCACCATGTTTTGAATCTGAAAATGGACAGGAAATCCCTACCGTTGAATGTTCCGAGTGAGTTTGTCAGTCGATCAGACGGTGTGTGCTTCTTGAATCCGAGAAAGCCACCGTTGTGAGACTGAGAGAGGACACGGTGGAGCAGGGGAAGTGGAGCGTCTGAGTTGGAGGAGTTACAGACAGATGAAAAGGGTGAAAAGGTGACGTTTTTTGGAACTTGGGAGAGTAATTTAACGCCTTTTACAGTGAAATTTCCGTCAGATAATTGGAAGTAATCGGCAGAAGCCTCTGGTTTAAGTATTTTAACTAGTGATTTAGTGGGATTATTTGGCGGAGCCATAAAGAGAAAGGAACAGAGCAAAaacagaagaagaagagagtATTACAGAATAGCAAGGAAAGGTGATGATAACGAAAGGAGAAGAAGAAATTGAAGCAGTATTGTTCCAGGACAAAAAACTTTAAATGCAGTGTGTACATGTCACTTGCTGTGAATGTCACTTGCTATGCATGCAAGTTATATGTATTCTTTGCACGAATGTCAGTTTTttcctaaaatattttaattcaatttaattttaaagcttaataaaaaaaaattccgatcTTTCATCCCTTTTCACTTGCACTCCGACATTATAATGTTGTCCAATTCAAccaaattcacatttttagtttcTAATTCCATcctcaaaattaaattggaccCTTTTTCACtccaaaaaaattcataaaaacccttataaattacttatttgaattctttttcacataaaaataaaaaatgaatgacTTATTTCAACTTTTTCCAAATAGAGAAGAGATAAATTTAGTACTTAAGGTGTgcaattgaaacccaaaggtgcaAAGTTGGGcgaattggataaaattgcaacgtcgaggtgcaattgaaaaggggctaaaaggtggaggatttttttagtgattaagcttaattttaaatagtagaataaaagattaatttagtttgatatttaacatgaatttttaattttgataatttaattttaatttctttcgcgtgtttttaatatttaacatgaacttttaacTAGAGCATACatatacataaattttaaaaaaaattcaataataataCCGGCACCGTTTTCAATGTAAAACGGCAATATCGTTTTGTATATGAAACGATATAGTTTTGAATGAAAAAACACGAACGTGACACATAATcgcaaaattgaaaagtttatgttaaatatgtcaaaattaaaaattcatattaaatactaaaaacaattGGTGATTTTTAATACAATTAAACCATTTAAATATCATACTTACGGAAAAATCATCTTTAACTAtaagattataaattttaatttatctatcaattaaaaaaattgaaataattaaaccAATAGCAATAAGTAAAacaattaatgaaataaaatatgaatttaacttataaaaataaggcttattcaccaaaaaatgccaaatctTTGCGGCTTGggtcaatttatgccaaacctttaaaaaccaccatatttagccaaattttatatattgtgtttcttttttagccatttttgaatcgaaccggattTTGTGCCTACATGTCATTCATGTCACTGCCAACTCAGCAAAACTTGCTGACATGGCACATTACAAATCACTAACCTAATctaatcaaaccaaaaactaaatcaaaccaaaaactaaatcaaacaaaaacaaattcaataaatcaaatcaattcaaaaattatttaaaactcaTAAACATCTTAAAaaacttaatattaatttatttcatttaataaaatgataggtatattattaatttaaaccgGCCGTCGGAAATTGCCGCCGCCAACTCAAACCGACCGCCGGAAATTTTTTCCAGCGGTCTTCTTCCCCGACctgttcttccatggaagaacagCTCGAGATCTGTTCTTCCCATGGAAGAACAAACGAGATTTGTTCTTCCACATGGAAGAACAGATCGAACAGATCGGAtctgttcttccatggaagaacagaGGTCTGTTCTTCCAtctgttcttccatggaagaacatGTTGAGGAAGACGACCGCCGGAAAAAAATTCCGGCGGTCACGATcggtttgtttgttttttttttgcggACGGAAAATCGTCATTTCGGGAGAAACTTAGgggtaattaaaatttttttatgttaattttatatgatttaatttatattttttatttaactaagtaaaatttatatagaaattaattaaaattaaatttaaaaaaatttattagtcAGCGTAAATTTTAatcggaataaaataaaatgttgagaaaattaatattttttaaattaaatatatattttttctaaattgaattgatttgatttagttggatttgattttatCTTTGATTTGGTTAGGTTTGGGTTAATGATTTGGAATGTGCCACATCAGCTAGTTTTGCCGAGTTGGCAGTAACATGGATGACATGTAGGCACAAAATCCGGTTCgattaaaaaatgacaaataaaatagAACTTATAAtaaatagggttaatgtcaaataaaatcataaactttacacattttttcattttaataatgcagtttaaattttctcattttcatgcacgaactaccactttttctcaaattcatgcacggtgctgaggtggcattcattcattggtgtaaaatgatctccacctcagcgaattataCCAAAGGAGCCGTGatacctcagcaccgtgcatgaatttgagaaaaagtggtagttcgtgcataaaaatgagaaaatttaaactgcgtgattaaaatgaaaaaacgtgtaaagttggtgaatttttatgacataaaCCCTAATAAATATAAAGAGTATAGTTATACTTTAtcaagtttatttatttcaataaccAGCCTATCACCAATTGCCGTGTGTGTTGTAGCAGGACATTCCTGCAACCCATGTTGCAGGAAAATTTTGTTCGACACAAATACTAAATAGATTATGTCTGTATGGACACTAACACGATTCGTAAACCTATTTTAATATCCTTACCATCTTAAAAGTTCTGGCATTTCAATAACCTAAATGTTATAGTTtcaagaatttattttatttcttgatAAGAAAACGAAAGGTGGAAtcattttagattttatttcttttttctttttgtgcaAGAGATTTCTCTACAATTTTAGAGGAAATTGCTACCTACCCTGCCCAAATGTGTTACATCCTatgattcattttatttttgaattatactaTTACTAacaaatatagaaaaaaatatgcCATCTAAAATCATTGATATTAATTATTGCATCCTTTCATTTAGCTACCAATATAATTCCTATGATTGCATCCATTGATCTTATGATGGATTTGCTTTCCTGATATGTCCAAATTATTTCTTGATTTGGCCATTGACATTCTTTGTATGACTTCTTACAAATTTCAACTGTATCTAATCTTGATTTCATTTTCCTTTTACCTTCTGAATAAGACttttcaataaattttcaaaCCACTATAAAAACCAAATCCTGAGTCgtttttttgtgaattttttctTTCGCTTATATTTCCACAAAATGAATTTCCATTCTTTATTCATATTTGCATTGGTATTTCTGTTGTTACAAGCTTTTTTAAATTCTTGTAAAGCAGTGGACTGCCAATCCAATCAATCAAAATCTGCACGTACCATAGTTGTTGATCAGTCCGGCCATGGGCATTTCACTTCAGTTCAAAGTGCTATTGATTCTATTCCTGAAATGAACTCTCAGTGGATACATATTCAAATTTCTTCAGGAAAATATAGGTGACAATTAAGCTTTTCTCGTTTATAAATAATGTAATTTTATGTGAAATCAAACTTAATTATGTTTCTTTTGGATTTTCTAAATTTTCAGTGAAAAGGTTACGATTCCTGTGAAGAAACCGTGCATTTTTCTTGAAGGAGCTGGGAGCAAGTCGACCAGTATTGAATGGGGTGATCATCAACTCACAAGCTCCAGTGCTACTTTTACTTCCTATCCTGATAACATCGTAGCTAAAGGCATTACGTTCAAGGTATAAGACCGCAaaaatttgttgatttttaCGTTTCAGTTTCCGTTTCTAAAACTCCGAAAGTGTATccgttttagcttttttttcatttgaatgtTTTCGTGTAGTATAAAGAAGGCGAAATATATTAATCTACTCATAAATTCAATATATTTTCCAAATGTATCatgatctttaaattttatcacaTATATGGCGCGATTTAATATACATCATGTAGTCATATAGCATTGAGCCACTTCAAATGAGTCGTGAGCCTATTTGATATAGGTCCAAAAATGATACTATACAtggcaaaatttaaaaattatggtaTATATGGAAAAGGGCCAAAATTATAggtagataaatatattttgtctATAAAAAAAcgaaaatatttatgtttttccTATTTATTATAGGTAAAATCTTCTAAACTCGGTATATGAAttaaatggaaattttattttgcaatcATCAGAATACATATAACTTGGATTTAGCAAACATAAAAAGAAATTGGAAAGGAGAAAAAATCGTGATGAAGCAAGCAGTATCAGCTAGAATTAAAGGCGATAAATCGGCATTCTACGAATGTGGGTTTATAGGGACACAAGATTCACTATGGGATGAAAAAGGTCGTCATTATTTCAGCAATTGTTACATTGAAGGTGCTGTCGATTTCATTTTTGGCACAGCTCAATCTATTTATCAGGTGCGTCTATAATTAATTAGTCCTTTTTTAAGCATTCAAAAATAGTCAACTTTTGTTGATATCCAAgactttttaaaatcattaatattatcttattttctagtaatttttagttttaattgtactcaattttttcatttttaaatttttctattgaAAAAATGTTCAAATGTCCTTCATATTTGACACatagtaacatttttaatttattagaaaaatattaaggacttattttaaaactttttcagagtaaaaaaatccatttaaaaataatgtataaaaattgaaattgaaaattaaaaaatatgataaaattgacaattttagaagtttaaaatataaaaaaaaaactggaaATGATGgctatttttaaacaattatgCTTTGTTTTTTCTTCTGACAATTAAATTGCTTGGTACGTAAGTGTTATGAAAATGCATGCAGAGTTGTCAGATATCAGTAAACCTAGAAAGATTTGGCGGAAGGCTACAAGGATGTATAACAGCACAAAAGAAAGAATGGGCGGACCATGCAAGCGGGTTCGTGTTCAAAAATTGTGCAGTAACAGGAACTGGTAAAGCCTTACTTGGAAGAGCTTGGGGACCTTATTCTACTGTCATTTTTTATGATTCTACAATGTCTGATGTTATTCTCCCTCAAGGTTGGGACGCTTGGACTTATGTTCACCACGAGTaagatttattaatattatcctAAGttctttaattaactttttacaacatttttaaaatacttaaattttTGGGTAGACTAAGTCTAACACGTCATCTGTATACACTCTTGTAGCCTTCCGCCAAATCTTATCAATGTGTTCAGATTTTAATGAAATGTTATAGTGCGATGGATTTAATCTACAGATGACGTGATAGATTCAGTTTAATTGAAAATTTCTTTTAATGTGATTTAATgttaatatttttgttgttgcaGAAAGAATTTTCTGTATGCAGAGAGTAATAACAAAGGAGCTGGAGCAGACGTTTCGAAACGGGTTCCTTGGGAAAAGAAATTGAATGCTAATCAGCTTAAAAAGTTTTTGGATATGTCTTTTATTGATCCTGAGGGATGGCTTGCCAAAATGCCCTATAAACTCCTATaagttatatatttttgtactaCAAACCCTATTGgttaatttttgattaattattgtCCAACCTACAGGTCAGCTTTTAAATTTGTAGTCTCTGGTTCATTGACCAgttaattgattgaaaaaattgTATCACGGAGACTCTTTAGTCTTAGGCATGAAAGTTTATGGATTTTGTGCatttaaacttttgaatttcaCTATTTAATAAAGTTCTATCCGGCTCGAATTTCAGTTATTTAATTTCGGTTTTGCTGGTTCTACAATCAAGCTCAGGTTGCTAATAAGAGAACCGGGTATAACTATTCAAATTATTATGGGGACTAAATTAGATACTTTTAATCTAAATTGAATCTTCTTGACCAGAATAAATTACAAGGATGTATATGGATAGAAAATATTTCAgggttaaaaattaaaattgagtgaaagtagagggactggataTGTATTTTCTCTCTAAACAAAGTCATAATGAAAAGAATCACGTTGACCATAggtaattaatatacatttttGGTACGtaacataaataaatttgtaattagTCAAAGGATGGGAAAGATTCAGGTAATTCATAACTACCATAATTGACATATATGAATTGCCTAAATTTTGGTTAGAAAAGATTCAAACAGAATCATCTTATTTTTCTGTCTGGTCAAAGAAAGGAAAACAATCATGCAATTGAAGGGTAATTGATTATGGGGTTATTATATTTTACACttatttcaaattgatcatcaTACTTTAATATGTTTCAGTTTGATTACTGAACTATGATTTTAGTGACATCGGCagtttttttaagatatttttggCCAAATTATGCGAatcggtttttgatttttttacgcCAGATTATATCTTATATTTTAGGCAAAATATTAGGTATTAGATACCCACAACTATGACTCGTTTTTCAAATATACCAtgatttaaagattttatcAATTTGATACATCGTTGTTAATTTTTTACCAAATATACTCACAACTTATTTAATTTGGAGATGATATGACGCAATATTGCATGTCCAAAACAAAACGTATcttatttggcttatatcacatTATGATTATACCATGTCAGCTAAAAACTATGTATGGATATATTTAGCattcaaataaataatggaccaaactgataaaattttaatattatgatatatttGGCAAATGAGACGTAAATAAGAAGATTTTGCCTATATTTTATGATTTCTTGTACACACAATCGTTCTtgttgaaataaatttatagattagtcatcaaaatgaaaattaacaaaGTACAgtaatcaaaatgaaatatacgCAAACTATAATGACCTCATAATCAATTACCCTCCTATTGCAATATGCCTAACATGGGCCATCATAATCTGAGACAATACTCTTTTTCTTGATCATTCAATACTCCAAAGCCTTGCTGATTAAAGTTTCAAGCAAGAACACTGTTTCAAATTAATGTCAAAAATCTGATTGCCAAATTgcctaattaattttttatggcAAGTCAAATTTAATTCTCACATCTGcgtcaatatatatatatataactatggTTTGGCCTATTGAtgataaaaaatcaatttaaagcattttcaaaatatgcagcttctttataatttaaatttgttcaaTATGATCATGTTAATTCTTTGTTACAGTAGTGCTACTACATGTAAAGCTTTAAATTGTCAATTACATGAATCTAAAAGAGTTGCTTATACAATTTCTGTTCATAAGTCAGGCAAAGCAAATTTTACTACAATTCAATCTGCAATTGATTCAATTCCTGACGGGAATACTCGATGGATTCGTATCCAAATTTCTCCGGAAACGTATAGGTAATGAATCGAAAACATAGATAAATTAGTTCTTCTATCATTGATGAATTGGAATTTTTAGCGTTTGTCGTAGGAATTGAACCTCGACTCGACTTTAGCAGAATGCTACCAAATGCATATACCAATTGagctatagttttttttatacataatgCCTCATTAAGCTGTGTTTGGATGCAGAGAAAAAGTTATAATTCCCGAGAGCAAGCCATGCATTTTTCTCCGAGGTGCTGGCAGAAAGCTGACAATTATTGAATGGGGAGATCATGAAACCACAAATTCTAGCGCAACTTTCACTTCGTATTCTGATAACATAATAGCAAGAGGGATTGCATTCAAGGTAAGTTTTGCTTATATTCAATTTTAAGAAttctatattatttaaatcacCCACGCATATTTTGGATAATTTTTACTAATAGTCCCTCAACTTTTACATCTCTCCAACTATAGTCTACATACTTTAATTCACATACCAAGACTTCTATTTTAGCAGAATGCTCCCAAATAAATGACCCCTTTTTCTATATGCTATGTTACATTTTGCATACTAACATGAgagtgtttttttaaatatgtagAACAAGTGCTCACAATGCTGTACATTTATTATATTGAGCTTGGTATATACGTTTCAGAATACATATAATTTAGTAGAAAAGCCGAATAGGCGTGACTGGAAACAAGCCGTGGCAGCAAGAATACGGGGAGATAAATCAGCATTTTATCACTGTGCATTTCAAGGTGTACAAGATACGTTATGGGACCAAAAAGGCCgtcatttattcaaaaaatgTTACATTGAGGGTTCCGTTGATTTCATTTTCGGCAAAGCCAAATCTATCTACGAGGTTCGATCAGCCATTTTCGACACATATTTTGTTCGATCCCTgatacatttttttcatttttttaacaatgTATTATGTATGTGCAGAGATGTTTAATATATGTGAACATAGGAAGATACGAGCCCGAATTGAAAGGATATATAACAGCACAAAAGAAAGAATTGGCAGAACATGAGAGTGGATTTGTGTTCAAAAATTCAGAAATTAGAGGAATTGGTAAGGCTTATCTTGGAAGAGCATGGGGACCTTATTCTACTGTAATTGTACATAACACAACTCTATCTGATGTTGTTCTGCCTCAAGGTTGGAATGCCTGGGATTACGTTCGCCACGAGTAAGATTTCTGTTCTTAttatgtactccctccgtttttaGACGCAACTTTTACTTCAcctgagaaaaaaaataaacaaattatataattttttattgattattaaatcaatataaaatcggtcaaaattttcataaatatattaaagatATATCACTAGCGTATCTTTAAGATATctgaaaattagaaaaagattatatactataaatttattgttctaaaataaaaaaaattgtttaaaaatatatttggattttataaaattcaataaaacattaatccctttttagttttttctttcTACACATACTGTTGCATTCTTCtagtatttgaatttttttagtagAGTAGTAATTTATGCTATCATTTTacgaaaatttaaactatttcATGGCTTTCTTGACCTTTATTCAACATTCAGATacttaagaaaaaaaaaggactatatactaattaattaattagtgcACTAATTCATATTAATTAATCGTTGTATTACTACAAAAATGCAGAGGAAATTTTATGTATGTGGAGGCTGATAATAGAGGAGCAGGAGCAGACACTTCAAGTCGTGTACCTTGGATGAAGAAACTGAATGCTAATGAGCTCAACAAATTTGTGGATATTTCTTACATTGATTCAGATGGATGGCTAACCAATTTACCTAATACCTCCTAGGAATTTGACTTTTTCGAAAAGATCGTGACTCTCTAAATATGTAATCCgtgtctaatttttatttttaaaaaattcatttttttaatatttttacaaccACTGATAtgttaatcaataaaaataaacatcaCATCTATTTAGAATTCGCTTTTGTTCCGATTTAATACAAAGATTCTTAtgttgatttcaaaaaaaaaaaaaaacagtatgCAGGATAAACTGTAAATGTGACAAAGAGAAATGGCCTatcctaaaaaaataaagatctaccttacaaatatataaaaagatgaACCAAATAATTGCACTGTAGTTGAATGTAAACTTGATTCTTTAAGAAATATGCATTCGGTAAATTTGAATCGTCGCAAAAACTGTTGAAACCAACATAAAACTGCAACAAACAAGCGAAACCATAACAAAAATTCGAATAAATCAAGAAAAATGCAAGTGCTTTTGATCGCCCGGAATCAGAACATGTGATCACCCAGAATAATAAGATGTTGATTAAATTCGAGAAAACATCAACGCAAAATAATTATTGACATATAAACTATATAACATTATCAAACAAACATAAACTCCATAACGGGGTAATTTATTGAAAGTAAGACGATAAAGAGAAATATAAACGGGTGAAAGCGGTGATTTCCGACTAAAAATCGGAGATCACCGTCTCCACCTTCAAAAGTTGGGTGAAAAAAGAAACTATGAAGATTATAAGATGAGAAAGTACCGCTTGATTTTTACACTGTAAGTGCTTTTGTTCCGAGTTAATACAAAGATCTTTATGTGAATTTTATGGTCCTGTGTTTTTTCTGGTTCTGTGAGTTTAATCTAGTTTTATCCGGTTTAACCAGATTTTCAGTTTTTATAGCATTTGGATCGGACAGATTAACCAGTTCGACCAGCCGTCCAGTTTTTAAAACATCGTATATTACAACATTAAGATGTAGGCTGCAACATTTTTCAATAATGCCATAAGAAGGTTTTTTAAACAAAAGTGTCTTATACTCTGAACAAAAAGAGCATTCGAATCAGTCAAGTTTTCACCCACATTTGTtccataatataatatatttagtttttttataagcTTATTAATACAGCAACCTATCAGTACTACTTTTCGAGCATCTACAACACAACAAACGGTTATTAGTTGCCTACACCTTTTACACCACCACAAACACTTTATGCACTACCTCCAACTCCGCCTCCAACTCCTACACCACCGCCGGCACCTCCTCCAACTCGACCGCCAGCAGCACCTCCGGCACTACCTCCAGCTCCTACAACACCGCTTGCACCAGCTCCAGCTCCTACACCTCCGCCAGCTCGACCATTAGTAGCACCCCCGACACTACCACCAGCTCCTACGACAGCGCCTGCACCACCTCCTGCTCCCACGCCACCGACGGCACCTCCTCCAACTCGACCACCGGCAGAACCTCCGGCACTACCTCCAGCTCCTACAGTACTGCCTGCACCACCTCCAGCTCCTACACTACCGCCGGCACCTCCTCCAACTCGACCACCGACTGCACCTCCAACACTACCTCCAGCTCCTACAACACCGCCAACACCTCCTCCAGCTTCGCCTCCGACTCCTACACCACTACTAGCACCTCCTCCAACTCTACCACCGGCACCGCCTCCAGCTCCTACAACACCCCCTGCACCACCTCCAACTCCGCCTCCAGCTCCTACAACACCCCCTGCACCACCTCCAACTCCACCTCCAGCTCCTACACCACCGCCGGCACCACCTCCAACTCGACCACCGGCAGCACCCCCGGCATTACCTCCGGCTCCTATGACACCGCCTACACCACCTCCAGCTCCTATACCACCGGCGGCACCTCCTCCAACTCGACCACCAACAGCGCCCCCAGCACTACCTCCGGCTCCTACAACACCGCCTGCACTGCCTCCAGCTCCTACACCACCGACGACACCTCCTCCAACTTGACCACCGGCAGCTCCCCCAGCACTACCTCCAGCTCCTATGACACCGCCTGTACCACCTCCTACTCGACCCCCGGCACTACCTCCAGCTCCTACAACACCGCCTGTACCACCTCCAACTCCTATGCCACCGCCGGCACCACCTCCAACTTGACCACTGACACTGCCCCCGGCACTACCTCCGGCTCCTACGATACCGCCTGCACCAACTCCAACTCCTCCACCAGCTCCTGCACCACCGCCGGCACCTCCTCCAATTCGACCACCAACAGCACCCCCGGCACTACCTCCAGCTCCTACAACACCGCCTGCACTGCCTCCAGCTCCTACACCACCGACGACACCTCCTCCAACTTGACCACCGGCAGCTCCCCCAGCACTACCTCCAGCTCCTATGATACCGCCTGTACCACCTCCAACTCCTACACCACCGCCGACACCTCCTCCAACTCGACCCCCGGCACTACCCCCGGCTCCTACAACACCGCCTGCACCACCTCCAACTCCTACGCCGGCACCACCTCCAACTTGACCGCCGGCACTACCCCCGGCACTACCTCCGGCTCCTACGACACCGCCTGCACCACCGCCTGCTCCTACACCACCGCCAGCACCTCCTCCAACTCGACCACCGGCAGCACCCCCAGCACTACCTCCAGCTCCTACTGCACCTCCTGCACTACCTCCAACTCCTACACCACTACCGGCACCTACTCCAACTCGACCACCGGCAGCACCCCCAGCACTACCTCCGGCTCCTATGACACCGCCTCCAGCTCCTACACCACCTCCGGTACCTCCTCCAACTCGACCACCAGCAGCACCTCCGGCACTACCCCCCGCTCCTACGACACCGCATGCACCACCTCCAGTTTTGCCTCCAG
This window contains:
- the LOC130015699 gene encoding putative pectinesterase 10, which encodes MNFHSLFIFALVFLLLQAFLNSCKAVDCQSNQSKSARTIVVDQSGHGHFTSVQSAIDSIPEMNSQWIHIQISSGKYSEKVTIPVKKPCIFLEGAGSKSTSIEWGDHQLTSSSATFTSYPDNIVAKGITFKVKSSKLGI
- the LOC126685880 gene encoding glycine-rich cell wall structural protein isoform X3 → MPLFTFEEFNMGRNVAKLVVTLLAFTIMLVEMSHELQLERQHAVNHYGGSGGVEAGGAFGGDGGVGGGASGQESGNAGSNAGGVVGAGGKTGGGACGVVGAGGSAGGAAGGRVGGGTGGGVGAGGGVIGAGGSAGGAAGGRVGVGAGSGVGVGGSAGGAVGAGGSAGGAAGGRVGGGAGGGVGAGGGAGGVVGAGGSAGGSAGGQVGGGAGVGVGGGAGGVVGAGGSAGGRVGGGVGGGVGVGGGTGGIIGAGGSAGGAAGGQVGGGVVGGVGAGGSAGGVVGAGGSAGGAVGGRIGGGAGGGAGAGGGVGVGAGGIVGAGGSAGGSVSGQVGGGAGGGIGVGGGTGGVVGAGGSAGGRVGGGTGGVIGAGGSAGGAAGGQVGGGVVGGVGAGGSAGGVVGAGGSAGGAVGGRVGGGAAGGIGAGGGVGGVIGAGGNAGGAAGGRVGGGAGGGVGAGGGAGGVVGAGGGAGGRVGGGASSGVGVGGEAGGGVGGVVGAGGSVGGAVGGRVGGGAGGSVGAGGGAGSTVGAGGSAGGSAGGRVGGGAVGGVGAGGGAGAVVGAGGSVGGATNGRAGGGVGAGAGASGVVGAGGSAGGAAGGRVGGGAGGGVGVGGGVGGSA
- the LOC126687854 gene encoding probable pectinesterase 66, whose translation is MEILFCNHQNTYNLDLANIKRNWKGEKIVMKQAVSARIKGDKSAFYECGFIGTQDSLWDEKGRHYFSNCYIEGAVDFIFGTAQSIYQSCQISVNLERFGGRLQGCITAQKKEWADHASGFVFKNCAVTGTGKALLGRAWGPYSTVIFYDSTMSDVILPQGWDAWTYVHHEKNFLYAESNNKGAGADVSKRVPWEKKLNANQLKKFLDMSFIDPEGWLAKMPYKLLYATTCKALNCQLHESKRVAYTISVHKSGKANFTTIQSAIDSIPDGNTRWIRIQISPETYREKVIIPESKPCIFLRGAGRKLTIIEWGDHETTNSSATFTSYSDNIIARGIAFKNTYNLVEKPNRRDWKQAVAARIRGDKSAFYHCAFQGVQDTLWDQKGRHLFKKCYIEGSVDFIFGKAKSIYERCLIYVNIGRYEPELKGYITAQKKELAEHESGFVFKNSEIRGIGKAYLGRAWGPYSTVIVHNTTLSDVVLPQGWNAWDYVRHEGNFMYVEADNRGAGADTSSRVPWMKKLNANELNKFVDISYIDSDGWLTNLPNTS
- the LOC126685880 gene encoding glycine-rich cell wall structural protein isoform X2 → MPLFTFEEFNMGRNVAKLVVTLLAFTIMLVEMSHELQLERQHAVNHYGGSGGVEAGGAFGGDGGVGGGASGQESGNAGSNAGGVVGAGGKTGGGACGVVGAGGSAGGAAGGRVGGGTGGGVGAGGGVIGAGGSAGGAAGGRVGVGAGSGVGVGGSAGGAVGAGGSAGGAAGGRVGGGAGGGVGAGGGAGGVVGAGGSAGGSAGGQVGGGAGVGVGGGAGGVVGAGGSAGGRVGGGVGGGVGVGGGTGGIIGAGGSAGGAAGGQVGGGVVGGVGAGGSAGGVVGAGGSAGGAVGGRIGGGAGGGAGAGGGVGVGAGGIVGAGGSAGGSVSGQVGGGAGGGIGVGGGTGGVVGAGGSAGGRVGGGTGGVIGAGGSAGGAAGGQVGGGVVGGVGAGGSAGGVVGAGGSAGGAVGGRVGGGAAGGIGAGGGVGGVIGAGGNAGGAAGGRVGGGAGGGVGAGGGVGGGAGGVVGAGGGAGGRVGGGASSGVGVGGEAGGGVGGVVGAGGSVGGAVGGRVGGGAGGSVGAGGGAGSTVGAGGSAGGSAGGRVGGGAVGGVGAGGGAGAVVGAGGSVGGATNGRAGGGVGAGAGASGVVGAGGSAGGAAGGRVGGGAGGGVGVGGGVGGSA
- the LOC126685880 gene encoding glycine-rich cell wall structural protein isoform X1; this encodes MPLFTFEEFNMGRNVAKLVVTLLAFTIMLVEMSHELQLERQHAVNHYGGSGGVEAGGAFGGDGGVGGGASGQESGNAGSNAGGVVGAGGKTGGGACGVVGAGGSAGGAAGGRVGGGTGGGVGAGGGVIGAGGSAGGAAGGRVGVGAGSGVGVGGSAGGAVGAGGSAGGAAGGRVGGGAGGGVGAGGGAGGVVGAGGSAGGSAGGQVGGGAGVGVGGGAGGVVGAGGSAGGRVGGGVGGGVGVGGGTGGIIGAGGSAGGAAGGQVGGGVVGGVGAGGSAGGVVGAGGSAGGAVGGRIGGGAGGGAGAGGGVGVGAGGIVGAGGSAGGSVSGQVGGGAGGGIGVGGGTGGVVGAGGSAGGRVGGGTGGVIGAGGSAGGAAGGQVGGGVVGGVGAGGSAGGVVGAGGSAGGAVGGRVGGGAAGGIGAGGGVGGVIGAGGNAGGAAGGRVGGGAGGGVGAGGGVGGGAGGVVGAGGGVGGGAGGVVGAGGGAGGRVGGGASSGVGVGGEAGGGVGGVVGAGGSVGGAVGGRVGGGAGGSVGAGGGAGSTVGAGGSAGGSAGGRVGGGAVGGVGAGGGAGAVVGAGGSVGGATNGRAGGGVGAGAGASGVVGAGGSAGGAAGGRVGGGAGGGVGVGGGVGGSA